One genomic window of Quercus robur chromosome 6, dhQueRobu3.1, whole genome shotgun sequence includes the following:
- the LOC126690096 gene encoding uncharacterized protein LOC126690096: MTAELEELWKKLSFTEEEDESISLGSNSTEAAKEIGKKCLVMKVLAHRSISLEALRKNLRMIWKPNKGVQITEIDDELYLVEFGDGRDKKKIMDMSPWSYEKQLVLLKEFEGEQVPKDISIKQSPFWIQIHNLPLMSRTCETGWAIGSTLGEVMSVDAAESGVQWGKYLRIRVKIDVTKKLVRGKKVKIEGGEQRWISFRYERLPNFCYRCGMLNHDLRDCAEAVEKENQKEQTNLQYGPWLRGETIQRVGGEAPRGGQSFGLSMGDKQGGNVGKISGKPSHAPPVALGVEVAEGSAMNDLGNREKEDGTKGHDTRDQAPGCIHENGMGSSFGLNKESSILLQEKESLTKPTIQNEDVSDQRGEKGTQQKQEPHFDFLLAPSLKGLSGVENPIKNEKETGPMAICFNEETGWVAETLGPKSGHWKRLARKAHCNDESMGLDLLGSKRPGPVPIMKLEQDLVVQKRKKTASKGQNTQEKENDRDGEEAATAMQGRRAT; encoded by the coding sequence ATGACGGCAGAGCTGGAAGAGTTATGGAAGAAACTCTCTTTTACGGAAGAGGAAGATGAGAGTATTTCTCTGGGGAGCAATAGCACAGAAGCAGCAAAGGAAATAGGTAAGAAATGCCTCGTGATGAAGGTGCTGGCACACAGAAGTATATCGCTGGAAGCACTTCGGAAAAACTTGAGGATGATATGGAAGCCCAACAAAGGAGTGCAGATAACGGAGATTGACGATGAGCTATACTTAGTCGAGTTTGGAGATGGACGGGACAAGAAGAAAATTATGGATATGAGCCCCTGGAGCTATGAGAAACAACTAGTTCTGTTAAAGGAGTTTGAAGGTGAACAAGTTCCAAAGGATATATCTATCAAGCAGTCGCCGTTTTGGATTCAGATTCATAACCTCCCATTGATGAGCAGAACCTGTGAGACGGGCTGGGCTATAGGGTCCACGCTAGGAGAGGTGATGTCCGTTGATGCAGCTGAATCTGGGGTTCAATGGGGAAAGTATCTCCGGATTAGAGTGAAGATCGATGTTACAAAGAAGTTAGTCAGAGGAAAGAAAGTTAAGATTGAAGGGGGCGAGCAAAGATGGATTAGTTTCAGGTATGAAAGGCTTCCAAATTTCTGCTACAGATGTGGAATGCTGAACCACGACCTCAGGGACTGTGCGGAAGCAGTGgagaaagaaaaccaaaaggagCAAACAAACCTTCAATATGGACCGTGGTTAAGAGGTGAGACAATTCAAAGGGTCGGAGGTGAGGCACCTAGAGGAGGTCAGAGTTTTGGGCTGAGTATGGGAGACAAACAAGGAGGAAATGTGGGAAAAATCTCGGGGAAGCCATCTCACGCGCCACCTGTGGCATTGGGGGTGGAAGTTGCAGAGGGGTCAGCGATGAACGACCTAGGAAACAGGGAGAAAGAGGATGGGACAAAAGGGCATGATACTAGAGATCAAGCTCCAGGATGTATTCATGAAAATGGTATGGGCAGTAGTTTCGGGTTGAACAAGGAAAGCAGTATTCTTTTACAGGAAAAGGAAAGTTTGACCAAACCCACAATCCAAAATGAAGATGTGAGTGATCAGAGGGGGGAGAAAGGGACTCAACAGAAGCAAGAGCCTCATTTTGACTTCCTTTTGGCGCCAAGTTTGAAAGGCCTAAGTGGGGTTGAAAACccaattaaaaatgagaaagaaacagGCCCAATGGCCATATGTTTTAATGAGGAGACGGGCTGGGTGGCAGAGACGTTGGGCCCGAAGAGTGGGCACTGGAAAAGACTCGCGAGGAAGGCCCATTGTAATGATGAGAGCATGGGCCTTGACTTACTGGGGAGCAAAAGGCCTGGTCCGGTTCCCATTATGAAACTTGAACAAGACTTAGTTGTGCAGAAACGAAAGAAAACAGCGAGCAAAGGACAAAACACtcaggaaaaggaaaatgatagGGATGGCGAAGAGGCGGCGACTGCGATGCAGGGCCGCCGAGCCACATGA